A genomic window from Maridesulfovibrio sp. includes:
- the rsfS gene encoding ribosome silencing factor, with protein sequence MKTKEKKFKQIDTQDKVQLVAEWLDDKQASDVAAVDVQGICPIAEVVMVAGAKGVRHAQALADFVLEQLSKENIEYLGMEGYKTGDWILLDLNDIIVHIFQEDNRGFYNVEGLWSEGTRIDLKLKPQG encoded by the coding sequence ATGAAAACTAAAGAAAAAAAATTCAAACAGATCGATACTCAGGATAAAGTTCAGCTTGTTGCTGAATGGTTGGACGATAAACAGGCCAGTGATGTTGCAGCCGTAGATGTGCAGGGAATCTGCCCCATCGCTGAAGTTGTTATGGTTGCCGGTGCAAAGGGTGTACGTCATGCCCAGGCTCTGGCTGATTTCGTTCTGGAGCAGCTTTCCAAGGAGAATATTGAATATCTCGGTATGGAAGGTTACAAAACCGGTGACTGGATTCTTCTCGATCTGAACGATATAATTGTTCATATTTTCCAAGAAGATAACCGCGGATTTTATAACGTGGAAGGTCTCTGGTCAGAAGGCACCAGAATAGATTTAAAACTCAAGCCGCAGGGTTAA
- the miaB gene encoding tRNA (N6-isopentenyl adenosine(37)-C2)-methylthiotransferase MiaB, producing the protein MKFTVLTFGCQMNVHDSDWLIRAMESRGWTAVKESEADIFIINTCSVRDKPEQKVYSVLGRLAPLCTNPGSFVAVGGCVAQQIGDGFLEKFPHVRLVFGSDGIAKAPDALEDLAANHEKRLVLNDFLTDYPEREGGEVQPNLDLIPPGVGTIPGQAFVNIMQGCDNFCAYCIVPYTRGRQKSRSSEAVIKECRHLVKSGIREITLLGQNVNSFGMDKKGDDITFAQLLYKISEIEGLERIRFTTSHPKDIAPEVIKAFGELPNLCPSLHLPVQSGSDSILKKMGRKYDRERYLGIVEGLKEACPNISLTTDLIVGFPGETDEDFEQTMDMLEQVRYESSFSFKYSDRPGVAAVKMKPKVSEEVAQARLARLQERQNRITRESLEALIGQETVVLLERPSKRQEADGMSWRGKDPGGRVVNVHFAGYDEEQKLGGKLVKVNITEAKNHSLVGAKVGEPW; encoded by the coding sequence ATGAAATTTACAGTACTAACATTCGGATGTCAGATGAACGTTCACGATTCAGACTGGCTGATTCGGGCCATGGAAAGTCGTGGCTGGACAGCTGTCAAGGAATCTGAAGCAGATATATTTATTATTAACACATGTTCCGTACGCGATAAGCCGGAACAGAAAGTTTACAGCGTACTGGGCCGGCTGGCACCACTGTGTACTAACCCGGGCAGCTTTGTGGCTGTCGGCGGTTGTGTGGCGCAGCAGATAGGTGACGGGTTTCTTGAGAAGTTCCCGCATGTTCGCCTTGTATTCGGCAGTGACGGTATCGCCAAGGCTCCGGACGCGTTGGAAGATCTGGCCGCTAACCATGAAAAAAGGCTGGTGCTCAATGATTTCCTGACCGACTACCCGGAACGAGAAGGCGGAGAAGTGCAGCCCAATCTCGACTTGATTCCGCCGGGTGTGGGAACCATTCCCGGTCAGGCTTTTGTAAACATCATGCAGGGGTGCGATAACTTCTGCGCCTACTGCATCGTACCTTACACACGCGGCAGGCAGAAATCCCGCAGCTCTGAAGCCGTAATAAAAGAATGCCGCCATCTGGTAAAATCCGGTATCCGGGAAATAACCCTCTTGGGCCAGAACGTGAACAGTTTCGGCATGGACAAGAAGGGTGATGATATCACCTTTGCCCAGTTGCTTTACAAAATTTCAGAGATTGAAGGGCTGGAGCGTATCCGATTTACAACCTCCCATCCTAAGGACATTGCGCCTGAAGTAATCAAAGCTTTTGGAGAACTGCCTAATCTCTGCCCCAGTCTGCATCTTCCCGTGCAGTCCGGTTCGGATAGTATTCTGAAAAAGATGGGGCGCAAATATGATCGTGAACGTTATCTGGGCATTGTGGAAGGGCTTAAAGAAGCCTGCCCGAATATTTCTTTGACCACTGATCTGATCGTGGGCTTTCCCGGCGAGACTGATGAAGATTTTGAGCAGACTATGGATATGTTGGAACAGGTGCGCTACGAAAGCAGCTTTTCTTTTAAATACTCAGATCGTCCGGGTGTTGCCGCAGTAAAGATGAAGCCGAAAGTTTCTGAAGAGGTCGCGCAGGCCCGGCTTGCCCGCTTGCAGGAAAGGCAAAACCGTATTACTAGAGAAAGTCTAGAAGCTTTAATCGGTCAGGAAACCGTGGTTCTGCTGGAACGTCCCAGCAAACGGCAGGAAGCTGACGGAATGTCTTGGCGGGGCAAAGATCCCGGTGGACGGGTGGTCAATGTTCACTTTGCAGGGTATGATGAAGAGCAGAAGCTCGGAGGCAAACTGGTTAAGGTGAATATTACCGAGGCCAAGAACCATTCCCTTGTGGGAGCAAAGGTGGGAGAACCATGGTAG
- the gpmI gene encoding 2,3-bisphosphoglycerate-independent phosphoglycerate mutase: protein MSQQTGAPTVLLILDGWGIAPEGKGNAVKLANTPVLDGLLESCPKTQLKCSGRAVGLPDGFMGNSEVGHTNIGAGRVVYQDMTRIDISIEKHELASNAAICQLMSDVKAAGGRLHYMGLLSDGGVHSHINHLFALIEVAKDAGIEEIFVHAFMDGRDTSPTSGKVYMQKLVDKMNVLGAGKVASISGRYYSMDRDKHYERNELSYKALVLGEGQVVSDPVKGVEEAYAVQETDEFIKPRLVAGVDGTLKDGDGVFFFNFRADRARQLCRVLAIKDFSEFDRPKIPALSGFMTMTQYESDFTFPNAFPPLNISNPIGEVVADKGLKQLRIAETEKYAHVTYFMNGGREEPFEGEDRILVPSPREVATYDLKPQMSAEEVTEKLIGALPNYPLCICNLANLDMVGHSGIIPAAIKACETVDACVGRIVEAVKVQGGAIFLTADHGNAEEMIDAYGGPQTAHSLNNVPLVFIGEAFEGKTPAEGALCDIAPTILNHMGISVPVEMTGKDLLKG from the coding sequence ATGTCTCAGCAAACCGGTGCTCCTACTGTCCTCCTTATTCTGGACGGATGGGGAATTGCTCCTGAAGGTAAAGGCAACGCAGTTAAACTTGCCAACACTCCCGTTCTGGACGGACTTCTTGAAAGCTGCCCTAAGACCCAGCTGAAATGCTCCGGTCGTGCGGTGGGCCTTCCTGACGGATTCATGGGTAACTCGGAGGTCGGTCACACCAACATCGGCGCCGGACGTGTTGTTTATCAGGACATGACCCGTATTGATATCTCGATTGAGAAGCACGAACTCGCTTCTAATGCAGCGATCTGCCAGCTGATGAGCGATGTCAAGGCTGCTGGCGGACGTCTGCACTACATGGGGCTCCTTTCTGATGGCGGCGTGCATTCACACATAAATCATCTTTTTGCGTTGATTGAAGTTGCCAAGGATGCCGGAATTGAGGAGATTTTCGTACATGCCTTCATGGATGGACGTGATACCTCCCCTACCAGCGGCAAAGTCTACATGCAGAAGTTGGTTGATAAAATGAATGTACTCGGGGCGGGTAAGGTTGCTTCCATCTCCGGCAGGTACTACTCCATGGATCGTGACAAGCACTACGAGCGCAACGAGCTTTCCTACAAAGCCCTCGTGCTTGGCGAGGGGCAGGTTGTTTCCGATCCGGTAAAGGGAGTGGAAGAGGCTTACGCAGTTCAAGAGACTGACGAATTCATTAAACCGCGTCTTGTTGCCGGTGTGGACGGCACTTTGAAAGACGGCGACGGTGTGTTCTTTTTCAACTTCCGCGCGGATCGTGCCCGGCAGCTTTGTAGAGTGCTCGCCATAAAAGACTTCAGCGAATTCGACCGTCCTAAGATTCCTGCTCTAAGCGGTTTCATGACCATGACTCAGTACGAGTCTGATTTTACTTTTCCCAATGCTTTTCCTCCGTTGAATATCAGCAATCCCATCGGGGAAGTTGTCGCGGATAAGGGACTTAAGCAACTGCGTATAGCAGAGACTGAGAAGTACGCTCATGTTACCTATTTTATGAACGGTGGGCGTGAGGAGCCTTTTGAAGGCGAAGACCGTATTCTTGTTCCTTCACCGCGCGAAGTGGCAACTTATGACCTTAAGCCGCAGATGAGTGCCGAAGAAGTTACTGAAAAGCTGATCGGTGCACTGCCGAATTATCCGCTGTGTATCTGCAACCTTGCCAACCTTGACATGGTCGGTCATTCAGGCATTATTCCCGCAGCTATCAAAGCCTGCGAGACTGTGGACGCATGTGTCGGCAGGATTGTGGAAGCAGTCAAAGTTCAGGGCGGGGCAATTTTCCTTACTGCCGACCATGGCAACGCAGAGGAAATGATCGACGCATATGGCGGTCCCCAGACAGCCCATAGTCTGAATAACGTTCCACTGGTTTTCATTGGTGAAGCGTTCGAAGGCAAGACTCCTGCTGAGGGTGCTCTTTGTGACATTGCGCCCACAATACTGAATCACATGGGTATTTCCGTTCCCGTAGAAATGACCGGAAAGGACCTTTTAAAAGGATAA
- a CDS encoding bifunctional nuclease family protein, whose product MVEMQVYGLAVENDTETPVLVLKNEEQGVVLPIWIGAMEAMAISLVLNEVSFPRPMTHDLLLSTVATFGGEVVSVDIVDIEQGTFYAEIIVRKDGELVAIDSRPSDAVALAVRAGCPVRVSPKVLDVAGTKDIAEKIEDKSGWEDKLDGLSPDDFKYKM is encoded by the coding sequence ATGGTAGAGATGCAGGTTTACGGTCTGGCGGTGGAAAATGATACTGAAACCCCGGTTCTGGTTTTAAAAAACGAGGAACAGGGGGTGGTTCTGCCAATATGGATAGGGGCCATGGAGGCCATGGCAATTTCATTGGTCCTGAATGAAGTTTCGTTTCCCCGGCCTATGACTCATGATCTGCTTTTGTCTACTGTAGCCACTTTCGGCGGTGAAGTTGTTTCCGTTGATATCGTTGATATTGAACAGGGCACCTTTTATGCTGAGATTATTGTCCGCAAGGATGGAGAACTGGTTGCCATAGATTCACGGCCGTCAGACGCTGTGGCTTTGGCTGTACGGGCGGGCTGTCCGGTGCGCGTGTCTCCGAAGGTGCTTGATGTGGCCGGGACTAAGGATATCGCAGAAAAAATTGAAGATAAATCCGGATGGGAAGACAAACTGGACGGTCTTTCTCCTGATGACTTTAAATATAAGATGTAG